From Larus michahellis chromosome 5, bLarMic1.1, whole genome shotgun sequence, the proteins below share one genomic window:
- the IL21 gene encoding interleukin-21: protein MERMIIFCMLFFCCSMVLTAAPYRIVKYKQLFKTIRQLEPIVKDKDVEMLHTPENPVDECLFTAVTCFQKGILKLQPANSQVNSTFNQTTKVLKNFTFSNPGKHCESSCESYEKKTPKEFLKSFAKLINKLLKE from the exons ATGGAGAGGATGATTATTTTCTgtatgcttttcttctgttgcagTATGGTGCTGACTGCAGCTCCATACAGAATAGTGAAATACAAACAGCTCTTCAAGACAATTAGACAGTTAGAACCCATAGTGAAAGACAAG GATGTTGAAATGCTGCATACACCAGAAAACCCTGTG gACGAATGCCTCTTCACAGCTGTGACCTGCTTCCAGAAGGGCATACTGAAATTACAACCAGCAAACAGCCAAGTAAATTCTACATTCAACCAAACTACTAAAGTCTTGAAAAATTTCACCTTCAGCAACCCTGGCAAG CACTGCGAGTCTTCATGTGAATCTTAcgagaaaaaaacccccaaagagtTTTTGAAGAGCTTTGCAAAACTAATCAACAAG ttattGAAGGAGTAA